In Nicotiana tabacum cultivar K326 chromosome 19, ASM71507v2, whole genome shotgun sequence, one DNA window encodes the following:
- the LOC107811943 gene encoding zerumbone synthase isoform X1, producing the protein MLKRIASRSMITSTSLLLQTFNKEFSTHTERKLEGKVALITGAASGIGKETAAKFISNGAKVIITDIQRQLGEETASELGPNATFVVCDVSKESDISNAVDFAVSSHGQLDIMYNNAGIACSTPPSIMDLDLGAFNRVMAINVGGVVAGIKHAARVMIPRQTGSILCTASVTGVMGGLAPFTYSTSKSCIIGIMRSVTPELCKNGIRINCISPFAIPTPLTVDEMKLFFPEVEAQQLAKMVNNASELKGAYCEPIDVANAALYLASDDAKYVSGQNLVVDGGFTTFKSFNFSMPDQ; encoded by the exons aTGTTGAAGAGGATAGCTTCGAG GAGCATGATCACCTCCACATCCTTGCTACTCCAAACCTTCAATAAGGAGTTTTCTACTCACACAGAAAG GAAACTAGAAGGCAAAGTGGCGCTGATCACAGGGGCAGCAAGTGGCATCGGCAAAGAAACCGCCGCTAAATTCATCAGCAACGGTGCCAAGGTCATAATCACAGATATACAAAGGCAGCTCGGCGAAGAAACAGCCTCCGAGCTCGGACCAAACGCCACCTTTGTGGTCTGTGATGTATCCAAAGAATCCGACATCTCCAACGCCGTGGATTTCGCCGTCTCTAGCCACGGACAGCTCGACATAATGTACAACAATGCAG GCATTGCATGTAGTACTCCACCAAGCATCATGGACCTTGACCTCGGTGCATTCAACCGCGTCATGGCTATTAACGTAGGAGGTGTGGTGGCAGGAATCAAGCACGCCGCTCGGGTGATGATTCCGCGACAAACCGGTTCCATTTTGTGCACAGCTAGCGTTACTGGTGTAATGGGAGGTCTAGCGCCATTCACATATTCGACATCCAAATCCTGCATAATCGGAATTATGAGATCTGTAACACCGGAGCTATGCAAGAACGGAATCAGAATCAATTGCATATCGCCCTTTGCAATTCCAACACCATTAACAGTTGATGAAATGAAACTGTTTTTCCCGGAAGTGGAGGCTCAGCAACTTGCTAAAATGGTAAATAATGCAAGTGAGTTAAAAGGGGCCTACTGTGAGCCCATTGATGTGGCCAATGCTGCTCTATATTTAGCTAGTGATGATGCCAAGTATGTTAGTGGCCAAAACCTAGTGGTAGATGGAGGTTTCACTACGTTTAAAAGTTTTAATTTTTCCATGCCTGATCAATAG
- the LOC107811943 gene encoding zerumbone synthase isoform X2, producing the protein MLKRIASRKLEGKVALITGAASGIGKETAAKFISNGAKVIITDIQRQLGEETASELGPNATFVVCDVSKESDISNAVDFAVSSHGQLDIMYNNAGIACSTPPSIMDLDLGAFNRVMAINVGGVVAGIKHAARVMIPRQTGSILCTASVTGVMGGLAPFTYSTSKSCIIGIMRSVTPELCKNGIRINCISPFAIPTPLTVDEMKLFFPEVEAQQLAKMVNNASELKGAYCEPIDVANAALYLASDDAKYVSGQNLVVDGGFTTFKSFNFSMPDQ; encoded by the exons aTGTTGAAGAGGATAGCTTCGAG GAAACTAGAAGGCAAAGTGGCGCTGATCACAGGGGCAGCAAGTGGCATCGGCAAAGAAACCGCCGCTAAATTCATCAGCAACGGTGCCAAGGTCATAATCACAGATATACAAAGGCAGCTCGGCGAAGAAACAGCCTCCGAGCTCGGACCAAACGCCACCTTTGTGGTCTGTGATGTATCCAAAGAATCCGACATCTCCAACGCCGTGGATTTCGCCGTCTCTAGCCACGGACAGCTCGACATAATGTACAACAATGCAG GCATTGCATGTAGTACTCCACCAAGCATCATGGACCTTGACCTCGGTGCATTCAACCGCGTCATGGCTATTAACGTAGGAGGTGTGGTGGCAGGAATCAAGCACGCCGCTCGGGTGATGATTCCGCGACAAACCGGTTCCATTTTGTGCACAGCTAGCGTTACTGGTGTAATGGGAGGTCTAGCGCCATTCACATATTCGACATCCAAATCCTGCATAATCGGAATTATGAGATCTGTAACACCGGAGCTATGCAAGAACGGAATCAGAATCAATTGCATATCGCCCTTTGCAATTCCAACACCATTAACAGTTGATGAAATGAAACTGTTTTTCCCGGAAGTGGAGGCTCAGCAACTTGCTAAAATGGTAAATAATGCAAGTGAGTTAAAAGGGGCCTACTGTGAGCCCATTGATGTGGCCAATGCTGCTCTATATTTAGCTAGTGATGATGCCAAGTATGTTAGTGGCCAAAACCTAGTGGTAGATGGAGGTTTCACTACGTTTAAAAGTTTTAATTTTTCCATGCCTGATCAATAG